Proteins co-encoded in one Arachis hypogaea cultivar Tifrunner chromosome 11, arahy.Tifrunner.gnm2.J5K5, whole genome shotgun sequence genomic window:
- the LOC112723559 gene encoding histone H4, translating to MSGRGKGGKGLGKGGAKRHRKVLRDNIQGITKPAIRRLARRGGVKRISGLIYEETRGVLKIFLENVIRDAVTYTEHARRKTVTAMDVVYALKRQGRTLYGFGG from the coding sequence ATGTCTGGAAGAGGAAAGGGAGGTAAGGGCCTTGGAAAGGGAGGAGCTAAGCGTCACCGTAAGGTACTGAGGGATAACATCCAGGGTATCACCAAACCCGCCATTCGCCGTCTCGCAAGGCGTGGCGGTGTCAAGCGTATCAGCGGTCTCATTTACGAGGAGACACGTGGTGTTCTCAAGATCTTCCTTGAGAACGTCATTCGCGACGCCGTGACCTACACTGAGCACGCTCGCCGCAAGACAGTTACTGCCATGGATGTCGTCTATGCACTCAAGAGGCAAGGCAGGACTCTCTATGGTTTTGGAGGCTAA
- the LOC112723556 gene encoding histone H4, producing MSGRGKGGKGLGKGGAKRHRKVLRDNIQGITKPAIRRLARRGGVKRISGLIYEETRGVLKIFLENVIRDAVTYTEHARRKTVTAMDVVYALKRQGRTLYGFGG from the coding sequence ATGTCCGGAAGAGGAAAGGGTGGCAAGGGCCTCGGAAAGGGAGGAGCTAAGCGCCACCGTAAGGTTCTGAGGGATAACATCCAGGGTATCACCAAGCCCGCCATTCGCCGTCTTGCAAGGCGTGGTGGTGTCAAGCGTATCAGCGGTCTCATCTACGAGGAGACACGTGGCGTTCTCAAGATCTTCCTTGAGAACGTCATTCGCGATGCCGTCACTTACACCGAGCACGCTCGCCGTAAGACAGTTACTGCCATGGATGTCGTCTACGCACTCAAGAGGCAGGGCAGGACCCTCTATGGATTTGGAGGCTAA
- the LOC112723555 gene encoding histone H4, whose translation MSGRGKGGKGLGKGGAKRHRKVLRDNIQGITKPAIRRLARRGGVKRISGLIYEETRGVLKIFLENVIRDAVTYTEHARRKTVTAMDVVYALKRQGRTLYGFGG comes from the coding sequence ATGTCTGGAAGAGGTAAAGGAGGAAAAGGTCTCGGAAAGGGAGGAGCAAAGCGCCACCGCAAGGTTCTGAGAGATAACATCCAGGGTATCACGAAGCCCGCCATTCGCCGTCTCGCAAGGCGTGGTGGTGTCAAGCGTATTAGCGGCCTCATCTACGAGGAGACACGTGGCGTCCTCAAGATCTTCCTTGAGAACGTCATTCGTGATGCCGTTACCTACACTGAGCATGCTCGCCGCAAGACTGTCACCGCCATGGATGTTGTCTACGCTCTCAAGAGGCAGGGAAGGACACTCTACGGATTTGGAGGCTAA
- the LOC112723552 gene encoding uncharacterized protein — translation MLVANSFDLWRKDAFFSAAEEVQESADIMESTYRAWLREKRERSTPEEFYELSRELQTTLGTAKWQLEEFEKAVQLSYRHGDDTTTTRHRQFIYAIESQISQVETALRESYSEEGKQPLRWVNLDEEERDDLAAFLSGTSQTIQNNKDECLQGTSSSKSSFLERQGNIEDKNLNANAAAFKWDIIDSEKASKDVIAVKRDADYAIEIKTDAVSRDSDDIVSQTDRTSSTRKTWSSPGYGALKIVIANEDVQRTKPAWTVDAAPKGRGFRSLFWKQKCEEPQAMRTGLRFNQLFGRIGLSHRQFQSPLQLRQGCSVQVKLALLLTIFLIVPFVLYSS, via the exons ATGTTGGTAGCTAATAGTTTCGATCTATGGCGAAAGGACGCCTTCTTCTCTGCAGCTGAAGAGGTGCAGGAATCAGCTGATAT AATGGAATCTACATATAGGGCATggttaagagagaagagagaaagatcaACACCTGAGGAATTTTATGAACTGAGTAGAGAGCTGCAAACTACTTTGGGTACTGCAAAATGGCAG TTGGAAGAATTTGAGAAAGCTGTCCAGCTAAGCTACCGACATGGTGACGACACTACAACCACCAGGCATAGGCAGTTTATTTATGCCATTGAAAGCCAAATTTCACAGGTTGAAACAGCGCTGAGGGAATCTTACTCTGAGGAAGGTAAGCAACCGCTTCGGTGGGTAAACCTtgatgaagaagagagagatgaTTTGGCTGCATTTCTATCCGGAACTTCTCAGACCATACAAAACAATAAGGATGAATGCCTACAGGGTACATCTTCCTCGAAAAGCTCATTTTTGGAGAGACAAGGCAACATTGAAGATAAGAATCTAAATGCAAATGCTGCTGCCTTCAAGTGGGATATCATTGATAGTGAAAAGGCTTCGAAGGATGTTATTGCTGTTAAGAGAGATGCAGATtatgcaatagaaataaaaacagATGCTGTTTCTAGAGATAGTGATGACATAGTTTCTCAGACAGATAGAACAAGTAGTACAAGGAAGACATGGAGTTCACCAGGATATGGTGCTTTGAAAATTGTAATTGCCAATGAAGATGTACAGAGAACTAAACCTGCATGGACCGTCGATGCAGCTCCGAAAGGGAGAGGATTCAGATCTCTCTTCTGGAAACAAAAATGTGAAGAACCTCAGGCCATGCGGACAGGTCTTAGGTTCAATCAG CTTTTTGGGCGTATTGGTTTGAGTCACAGACAATTTCAAAGTCCCCTGCAACTTCGACAAGGTTGTTCTGTTCAAGTTAAACTTGCTCTATTGTTGACCATTTTTCTCATTG TTCCCTTTGTGCTTTATTCAAGTTGA
- the LOC112723557 gene encoding (DL)-glycerol-3-phosphatase 2, with product MANSCAPNSLRKQITHVIFDMDGLLLDTEKFYTEVQEKILARYNKTFDWSLKAKMMGRKAIEAARVFVEESGISDSLSAEQFLVEREEMLQELFPTSELMPGADRLLRHLHAKGVPIALATGSHKRHFELKTQRHGELFALMHHVVLGDDLEVKQGKPSPDVFLAAAKRFEGGPADPSNVLVFEDAPSGVLAAKNAGMFVVMVPDPRLDKSFHDTADLVLNSLMDFNPSEWGLPPF from the exons ATGGCGAATTCTTGTGCACCCAACTCACTCAGAAAACAAATCACCCACGTCATTTTCGACATGGACGGTCTCTTGCTCG ACACGGAGAAATTCTACACTGAGGTTCAGGAAAAGATACTAGCCAGATACAACAAAACATTCGATTGGAGCCTCAAGGCCAAGATGATGGGAAGGAAAGCAATAGAAGCTGCTAGGGTTTTCGTTGAAGAGAGTGGAATTAGCGATTCTCTTAGCGCCGAGCAGTTTTTGGTTGAAAGAGAGGAGATGCTTCAGGAATTGTTCCCAACAAGTGAGCTCATGCCag GTGCTGATCGTTTACTCAGACATTTACATGCAAAAGGTGTTCCGATTGCCTTGGCAACTGG TTCTCACAAGCGACACTTTGAATTGAAAACTCAAAGACATGGTGAACTCTTTGCTTTGATGCATCATGTTGTTCTTGGTGATGACCTTGAAGTTAAACAAGGCAAACCATCTCCAGATGTATTTCTTGCAGCAGCCAAGAGATTTGAG GGTGGACCGGCAGATCCTTCTAACGTTCTTGTTTTTGAAGATGCACCTTCAGGAGTTCTTGCAGCTAAAAATGCTGGGAT GTTTGTTGTTATGGTTCCGGATCCAAGACTGGACAAGTCTTTTCATGATACAGCAGATCTAGTCTTAAACTCATTAATGGATTTCAACCCTAGTGAATGGGGTTTACCACCCTTCTAA
- the LOC112723554 gene encoding uncharacterized protein, whose translation MEEEHARMIEDNNNYNEFQEVKEQREGIAMGEEKQEEEEEEALSLCDMPLNQNSRSASKCNSMDDASFTKILRRSPPSSSSMTDTTELFEFFSGFSSSSSSDMCPADDIIFCGKLVPFKEPTQNHMRNHDVVETKKPPLRRRRSESLSSVVTRSNSVTTGSRRFMMRNSRSLDYRRLHEHSSSAISQVPEVDRNLSSRSVAEVATAKKAMKPRWYSLVFGTMRVPPEMELSDMKNRQVRRNSSGAMFPAMDSGAANRSSGKVSWKILKALSCKDHSSVAVTTSFALPQAS comes from the coding sequence atggaagaagagcatgctcGTATGATCGAAGACAACAACAATTATAATGAATTTCAAGAAGTGAAGGAACAAAGAGAGGGAATAGCAATGGGGGAAGAgaaacaagaggaagaggaagaagaagcgcTCTCACTCTGCGATATGCCGCTAAATCAAAACTCCAGATCGGCCAGCAAGTGCAACAGCATGGACGACGCGTCATTCACCAAGATCCTTCGTCGATCGCCACCGTCGTCATCGTCTATGACGGACACAACGGAGCTCTTCGAGTTCTTCAGCGGattcagcagcagcagcagctccGACATGTGCCCCGCTGATGACATCATCTTCTGCGGAAAACTCGTTCCGTTCAAAGAACCAACGCAGAACCATATGAGGAATCACGACGTCGTGGAAACGAAGAAACCGCCACTTCGTCGCCGAAGATCCGAGTCACTCTCCTCCGTCGTCACTCGATCGAACAGTGTCACCACCGGTTCTCGCCGCTTCATGATGAGGAACAGCAGGTCCTTGGATTATCGAAGGCTACACGAGCATTCCAGCTCCGCCATATCGCAGGTTCCGGAAGTTGATCGGAATTTGTCGTCGAGGAGTGTTGCGGAGGTTGCGACGGCGAAGAAGGCAATGAAGCCGCGGTGGTACTCTCTTGTGTTCGGAACAATGAGGGTTCCGCCGGAGATGGAGCTCAGCGACATGAAGAATCGGCAGGTTCGCCGGAACAGCTCCGGTGCGATGTTTCCGGCGATGGACTCCGGCGCCGCCAACCGGAGCTCCGGCAAGGTGTCATGGAAGATTCTAAAGGCGTTGAGTTGCAAAGACCACAGCAGTGTGGCCGTAACGACGTCGTTTGCTTTGCCGCAGGCTTCATAG
- the LOC112723558 gene encoding auxin-responsive protein IAA33: MMNSFDPSLKRRWQESSGRRQIVIGAAPSNNSTNPSSSLPFYGKLQGFPGLEDDDLVSTVVPAVTVVLEGRSICHRISLHNHGSYQSLAKALRQMFVDGADSSGTGANSDYDDNNNNNNNNNNNNNNNNLDLSNAIPGHLIAYEDIENDLLLAGDLSWKDFVRVAKRIRIVPAKGNSRSRKGTREE; this comes from the exons ATGATGAACAGTTTTGACCCCTCCTTGAAACGGAGATGGCAAGAAAGTAGTGGTAGAAGACAGATCGTGATCGGTGCTGCACCTTCCAATAATAGTACTaatccttcttcttctttgcctTTCTATGGCAAATTGCAAGGCTTCCCTGGCCTCGAAGACGACGATCTAGTTTCCACAGTAGTGCCTGCAGTCACGGTGGTTCTCGAAGGCCGTTCGATCTGCCACCGCATCAGCCTCCATAACCACGGCAGCTACCAGAGCCTAGCAAAGGCACTTAGACAGATGTTTGTGGACGGTGCAGATTCATCAGGAACAGGAGCAAACTCTGactatgatgataataataataataataataataataataataataataataataataatcttgatCTGTCAAACGCCATTCCCGGTCACCTTATTGCTTATGAAGATATCGAGAACGATCTTCTTCTTGCCGGTGACCTTTCTTGGAA gGATTTTGTACGTGTGGCGAAGAGAATCCGGATTGTTCCAGCGAAGGGAAACTCAAGGTCAAGGAAAGGTACAAGAGAGGAATGA
- the LOC112723553 gene encoding uncharacterized protein, with translation MSCLALSLQPANGSDILLQTREWFPPSRALGALSAFRHTRHAFAASAKNPNAVPDDAYAAESIGDDPLAASSGQVIVGVESRYRIVYRLVNGIYVLGITVADHDNSVNVFECIHIVNQAVSVVVTACRGVDVTPEKLSRKYAEIYMALDIVLRGVSNIRLAAMLATLHGESIAKMVHSAVDTENKIRGADTWSAVEIHSLEQQAAIDAFSGTRFELPAETLQAGDEVAAAIAPAPAPAPAPAENQDEAQQKPEEAAAEKDPFAASDAINKPQDLAGGFKKTKDPSATDLTLALAGLEVTTLPPPEATQSTQINVEGFEGNYGGVEFGQEQASIGEAFEGFNDAWGGGLDPSEFVGPSKAPKPQGLGGLELLQTGPDAATKPGAAGSGAGTPLDNLVTSMKGPEMYISEEISAEFRESLLARVGLMGVVYLRTLPPKTAGDKETEFSFRVEGTSAVKRFALQSSRVSSLGNGMFHVRTAASEEPIPIIKYSLLPRLTPLPLRVRLIKRHTGSLLSVMIQYASNPDLLTPLTDVTFILKLPVDPTLLKLSPKAVLNRTEKEVRWLISEIPLKGTPGRLRARMPVDSSEGDEEIEVVGYVKFSLQGAQSFSGVSLRPASEGKTDFYEVSHKLESGVYMCN, from the coding sequence ATGTCTTGCTTGGCGCTCTCTCTACAACCGGCAAACGGATCTGACATCCTCCTCCAGACGCGCGAGTGGTTCCCACCCTCACGCGCCCTCGGTGCACTCTCCGCCTTCCGTCACACACGCCACGCTTTCGCCGCCAGCGCAAAGAACCCCAATGCCGTCCCCGATGACGCCTACGCAGCAGAGTCCATCGGCGATGACCCCCTCGCCGCGTCCAGTGGCCAGGTCATCGTCGGCGTCGAGAGTCGCTACCGAATCGTGTATCGCCTGGTCAACGGAATTTACGTCCTTGGAATAACCGTCGCCGACCATGATAACTCCGTTAACGTCTTCGAGTGCATTCACATCGTCAACCAGGCCGTCAGCGTCGTGGTCACCGCCTGTCGTGGCGTCGACGTCACGCCGGAGAAGCTCAGCCGCAAGTACGCTGAGATCTACATGGCTCTGGATATCGTCCTCCGCGGCGTCAGCAACATCCGCCTCGCCGCCATGCTCGCCACCCTGCACGGCGAATCTATTGCCAAGATGGTCCACTCTGCCGTTGACACTGAGAACAAGATCCGCGGAGCCGACACCTGGTCAGCCGTCGAGATCCACTCGCTCGAGCAACAGGCCGCGATCGATGCCTTCTCTGGCACCCGATTTGAGCTTCCGGCGGAGACGCTCCAGGCCGGTGATGAGGTCGCAGCTGCCATAGCTCCTGCCCCTGCCCCCGCCCCCGCCCCCGCCGAGAATCAGGACGAGGCGCAGCAAAAGCCGGAGGAGGCTGCGGCAGAAAAGGACCCTTTTGCCGCCAGTGACGCCATTAACAAGCCTCAGGATCTTGCGGGTGGGTTCAAGAAGACGAAGGATCCTTCTGCTACTGATTTGACGTTGGCATTGGCGGGGCTTGAGGTAACTACATTGCCTCCGCCAGAGGCGACACAGTCTACGCAGATAAATGTTGAAGGGTTTGAAGGGAATTATGGTGGGGTTGAGTTTGGTCAAGAGCAAGCTTCTATTGGTGAAGCTTTTGAAGGTTTCAATGATGCTTGGGGTGGTGGGCTTGATCCTTCGGAGTTTGTGGGTCCATCCAAGGCTCCCAAACCGCAAGGTCTAGGTGGGTTAGAATTGTTGCAGACAGGTCCTGATGCTGCAACTAAACCGGGTGCTGCCGGTAGCGGTGCTGGTACTCCACTTGATAATTTGGTGACAAGCATGAAGGGTCCTGAGATGTATATCTCGGAGGAGATTAGTGCAGAGTTTAGGGAATCATTGCTTGCAAGGGTTGGATTGATGGGTGTTGTTTACCTCAGGACTTTGCCACCTAAAACTGCTGGTGATAAGGAAACTGAATTCTCATTCCGGGTTGAGGGAACTAGTGCTGTTAAGAGATTTGCTTTGCAGAGTTCTCGTGTTAGTAGCCTTGGTAATGGGATGTTTCATGTAAGGACTGCAGCCTCAGAGGAGCCTATACCGATAATCAAGTATAGTTTGCTGCCGAGGCTGACACCATTGCCTTTGAGGGTTCGGCTTATAAAACGACATACTGGAAGTTTACTCTCTGTGATGATACAATATGCTTCAAACCCTGATTTGCTGACTCCTCTGACTGATGTTACATTCATTCTTAAACTGCCGGTTGACCCGACACTGTTGAAACTTTCACCAAAGGCCGTGTTGAATAGGACTGAAAAGGAAGTGAGGTGGCTTATTTCGGAGATCCCGTTAAAGGGCACTCCTGGAAGGTTGAGAGCTAGGATGCCGGTAGATTCTAGTGAAGGTGATGAAGAAATTGAGGTGGTTGGGTATGTGAAATTCTCTTTACAAGGAGCTCAATCATTTTCTGGAGTTAGTCTACGGCCTGCCTCTGAGGGTAAGACAGACTTTTATGAGGTTAGTCATAAATTGGAGAGTGGGGTTTACATGTGCAATTGA
- the LOC112722157 gene encoding serine/threonine-protein phosphatase 7 long form homolog → MVNDVAYQLGLPVDGRYVSGCLSEFHIYIDGGRPPWVWFQELLGVIPPPSQVQKYAVNCSWFQETFGECPEDADDDTVRRYVRAYIMMLLGTQLFADKSGNRIHIRWLPYVARLEELGTYSWGSAALAWLYRCMCRVANRHVVKLAGPLQLLQSWIFWRFPQFRPAGYETFSWPLASRWAGYNPSGSEKGPRVRMWRLRIDRLQSREFIWMPYSSPDVLQVLHPEVLEPRHMAVWRSVTALIYFAVIEWHQIDRVLPQFGGVQAPPRPALNIDFLMSKDGRGGDRWFPSSMPKWHAYWDARHDSVLRFDVVADPGPSHQFLQWWSQHGKRFLAPDTQLGDPRSVPIPVACTSSYTAASEFIAGSSAAPLRVAPPVQPAPQEEEDEIEDEEPLVRRGQRARVARRCGTGSHLFR, encoded by the exons ATGGTTAAT gacgtggcataccagctggGTTTGCCAGTCGATGGCCGTTACGTGAGCGGGTGCCTGTCAGAGTTCCATATATACATCGATGGCGGCCGTCCACCCTGGGtctggttccaggagttgctaGGAGTTATACCTCCCCCCAGTcaggttcagaagtacgcagtgaactgcagctggtttcaggagacCTTTGGTGAGTGCCCTGAGGATGCAGATGATGACACTGTTCGCCGATATGTccgtgcgtacatcatgatgttgcTGGGCACGCAGCTGTTTGCGGACAAGTCTGGCAACCGGATTCACATTAGATGGCTTCCATATGTAGCGAGGCTGGAGGAGCTGGGTACGTACAGCTGGGGTTCGGCAGCACTGGcctggttgtaccggtgcatgtgcagAGTGGCAAACAGACATGTTGTGAAGTTAGCGGGCCCGCTCCAGCTACTGCAGTCTTGGATCTTTTGGCGGTTTCCTCAGTTTAGGCCTGCAGGATATGAGACGTTCAGCTGGCCGTTGGCGTCGAG ATGGGCAGGTTACAACCCTTCCGGTAGCGAGAAGGGTCCGAGAGTGCGGATGTGGAGGCTTAGGATAGACCGGTTACAGTCCAGGGAG TTTATATGGATGCCGTACAGTAGCCCCGACGTACTTCAGGTGTTGCACCCGGAGGTTTTGGAGCCTCGGCACATGGCGGTGTGGCGCTCTGTGACTGCGCTGATCTACTTTGCtgtcatagagtggcatcagatagatCGTGTTCTTCCTCAGTTTGGAGGGGTACAGGCCCCTCCGCGTCCCGCCTtgaacatcgactttctgatgtccAAGGACGGGAGAGGCGGCGATCGATGGTTCCCCTCTTCCATGCCGAAGTGGCATGCATACTGGGACGCTCGTCATGACAGTGTATTGAGGTTCGACGTTGTTGCCGACCCTGGACCATCTCATCAGTTCCTTCAGTGGTGGAGTCAGCATGGGAAGAGGTTCTTGGCCCCGGACACTCAGCTGGGGGATCCGAGATCAGTTCCTATACCAGTTGCGTGTACCAGTTCCTATACCGCTGCATCAGAGTTTATCGCAGGATCGTCTGCAGCACCGTTGCGTGTTGCGCCACCAGTACAGCCTGCTCcgcaggaggaggaggatgagataGAGGATGAGGAGCCGCTTGTCCGTCGAGGTCAGAGGGCACGGGTAGCACGTCGCTGTGGTACTGGTTCGCATCTGTTTAGATGA